The proteins below are encoded in one region of Helicoverpa zea isolate HzStark_Cry1AcR chromosome 21, ilHelZeax1.1, whole genome shotgun sequence:
- the LOC124640788 gene encoding spondin-2-like, with translation MMTIHLILLFSSAWLVKGQPGRCDQTPLQATVLEPTEDNGIYHLYLEIPNTNSSTPKTYTPDQTYVLTIQTTDLARPFRWFMITAEDPDVDNNIFEFSHKNIDVGSLKTLDVDKSRYSERCSISVENADNSDKTRVAIHWVSPKQSSRNQTVRIRAMVAENNEVWHTGDNLTVILYKNTDKALDSPPFPVLKYCNLCSEARYEVIFYGKWSRVAHPRHYPSKPDENGYSHMVGCSHAYNFTLWKQGINASDGLKVLAEEGDSRVMERDIISNMAPTTGTRTLIRGKRRHHPYMSDASHALFRVDRFHHLFSIAVGMRPSPDWFLGTSQFELCTDDGWVEEEQIPLFPWDAGTMDGVSYESVKTVSTPRDNVERVEVGSFDKDSPFYQMNLNELKPFALLKVRRLDVFPLIGAECSETEEEEPDETPEEEEEEEDENEPQEEPLLAEVKQDLGEDRCSISEWGAWSPCVLDRGNCGLGERSRKRYPLQANIYGGNYEYQDNTQAQPMSSNCEDQDTKLVEYENCFVDCY, from the exons AT GATGACAATACATTTAATACTACTGTTTTCATCGGCGTGGTTAGTTAAAGGTCAGCCGGGAAGATGTGACCAAACACCACTACAGGCTACGGTACTTGAGCCTACGGAAGATAATGGCATTTACCACTTATACTTGGAGATACCAAACACAAATTCATCCACGCCTAAAACTTATACTCCGGACCAAACTTATGTTt TGACAATCCAAACAACGGATCTTGCCCGTCCATTTCGTTGGTTCATGATAACTGCTGAAGACCCTGATGTGGACAACAATATCTTCGAGTTCAGCCACAAGAACATAGATGTTGGCAGCCTCAAAACTTTGGACGTGGATAAGTCGCGATACAGTGAGAGATGTTCCATCTCTGTTGAAAATGCTGACAACTCTGACAAGACTAGAGTGGCG ATTCACTGGGTGTCTCCAAAACAAAGTTCTAGAAACCAAACAGTGCGCATCCGTGCTATGGTGGCCGAAAACAATGAAGTTTGGCACACTGGCGataatttaacagttattcTTTATAAGAATACTGATAAAGCACTGGATAGTCCACCTTTTCCTGTGCTGAAGTACTGCAACCTTTGTAGTGAAGCGAGGTATGAG GTGATATTCTACGGCAAATGGTCTCGGGTAGCCCACCCTCGCCACTACCCGAGTAAGCCGGATGAAAACGGTTACTCGCATATGGTGGGGTGTTCTCATGCATACAACTTCACGCTGTGGAAACAGGGTATCAATGCCAGTGATGGCTTGAAGGTGTTGGCTGAAGAGGGAGATAGCAGAGTCATGGAGAGGGATATTATTTCTAAT ATGGCACCAACAACCGGCACAAGAACTCTCATCCGCGGCAAGAGACGCCACCACCCGTACATGTCAGACGCCTCCCACGCACTCTTCAGGGTCGACAGGTTCCACCACCTGTTCTCCATAGCTGTCGGCATGAGACCATCCCCGGATTGGTTCCTGGGCACCTCGCAGTTTGAACTGTGCACGGATGACGGCTGGGTGGAGGAAGAACAGATACCTTTGTTTCCTTGGGATGCTGGCACGATGGATGGAGTGTCTTATGAG TCAGTCAAAACAGTATCGACGCCTCGTGACAACGTGGAGAGAGTGGAGGTGGGCTCGTTTGACAAGGACTCTCCGTTCTACCAGATGAACCTGAACGAGCTGAAGCCATTTGCTCTGCTGAAAGTCAGGAGACTGGACGTCTTCCCCTTGATAGGGGCTGAGTGTAGTGAGACTGAGGAAG AAGAACCTGATGAAACAccagaggaagaagaagaagaagaagatgaaAATGA ACCCCAAGAAGAGCCCTTACTAGCTGAAGTGAAACAAGACTTGGGTGAAGACAGATGCTCCATCAGTGAATGGGGTGCCTGGTCTCCCTGTGTCCTGGACAGAGGAAACTGCGGACTTGGAGAGAGGAGTAGGAAACGATATCCATTGCAGGCTAACATTTATGGTGGGAATTATGAG TATCAAGATAATACACAAGCGCAGCCGATGAGCAGCAACTGTGAAGATCAAGATACTAAGTTAGTTGAATATGAGAATTGTTTCGTCGATTGTTATTAG